TCAAGCACCAACCGCACCGGCAGCCCCATCACGCTGAAGAAGTCCCCCTCGATCCGCTCCACCAGCGCCGCGCCGTACCCCTGAATGCCGTAGCTCCCCGCCTTGTCCATCGGTTCGCCGGTGGCGACATAGGCGCGCAGGGTCGCGTCATCGGCCGCGCGGAAGACCACGGCGGTCTCGTCGCTCGCTTCGAACTCGTGCCCCTGGCTGATCAGGCAGATCGAGGTGATCACCGTGTGCCGCCGTCCCTGCAGGCGGGAGAGCATCGCGACGGCGTCTTCGGTGTCGACCGGCTTCTCGAGAATCTCGCCGTCGAGCACCACGATCGTGTCGGCGCCGAGGACGAGCTCGCCCGGCACGGCGCGCGCCTTGTCGCGCGCGAGTCGGCGCGAATAGGCGGCCGGCGTCTCGCGCGGGAGGGGAATCTCCTGCACGTCGGAGGGAGTCACCAGGATCGGGAGGTGGAGCATCTCGAGCAGTTGCCGACGCCGCGGGGAGGCGGACGCGAGCACCAGGGTCGGCATCATGCGGGAGCGCGCTCCAGGATCAGGGTGACGGGACCATCGTTGACCAGCGCGACCTGCATGTCGGCACCAAACTCGCCGCTGGCGACGGTGAGTCCGGCAGTGCGGAGGGCGTCGAGAAAGGCCTCGTACAGCGGAATCGCCTCCTCCGGCCGCGCCGCCCCGATGAAGGAGGGCCGTCGCCCCTTGCTGGCGTCGCCGTAGAGCGTGAACTGCGACACGACCAGCACTGCCCCGCCGATGGCCGCGAGGTCGAGATTCATCTTCCCCTCCGCATCGCCGAAGAGTCGCAGCCCTGCGACCTTGTCGGCCAGCCAGAGCGCCTCGGTGCGGCTGTCGCCCGGCGCCACCCCGACGAGAAGGAGGAAGCCGCGGCCTACTTCGCCGGTGACACGACCAGCAATGGTGACTGAGGCGTGGCTGACTCGCTGCAGGACAATGCGCATGACGAAAAGATAGCCAAGGCAGTGGCCGGAGCCGCCCCCGCGTTGAGGGGCCGTTGAGCGTCACGGGCGATGATGCGGCACCCCTCGTCCCGGAGCCGTCATGTCCCGTCTGCTGGTCCTCGTCGTCGCGTCGTTGTGGTTGCTTGTGTACCCGCTCGCGGCTCAGCGGGAGCTCTCCCTGCTCAGTCTCACCGGCAACGCGGCGGGCCACGCCCGGGCCGATGCCGACCCGGATCGCCCCACCATCGCCCCCGATCACCCCGCGTCGTGGCAGCTCGGCGTGGCGCACGACCGTGGCCCCTGGCGTGCAGCCCTGCTGCTGCGGCACGCACAGGCCGACCTCGCCATCCGCGGGACGCAGAGCGCCGTCCTCACGCGCGACGCCATCCGCTCGTGGCGGGTGGGTGTCGAGGTCGGGCCTCGGGTGGCCGGAGCGCCGGGCGGAGCGACGGTGCACCTGCTGACGGGAATCGCCGCCGCACGAACCACCTTCCCCGTGACCGGCGGCGACCCGCGCACGGTGGTCGTGGGACTGCTCGCGGTGCTGGGGCAGGTACCGGTGACGCCACGATGGGCCGTCGTGGTGCGCGGCGAGGGCGGGATCGGCGGCGCCCTCTTTGACGCGGACGAACTGCCGCCCGGCTACGCGGTGCGCGCCGGGCGGGAATGGAGCCTCGGGGTCGGGCTGGGGTGGCGGCCGTGAGGCGGGTTCAGCGCCCGCCGCCGAGCAGCTTCTTCTGGGCCGCCAGGTCACGCTCCAACCGGCCGCACATCAAGTCACACAGCTGGAAGACCTCGCGATCGGACAGGCGATACCAGGTGAAGAGGCCGTCCTTTCGGCGCGCGACGTAGCCGTGCGCGTGCAACTGCTGGAGGTGCTTGGAGACGTTGGCCTGCCCCAGGCCGGTCGTCGTCACCAGGTCCGTCACGGTGGCCTCGCCCTCGCGGAGCGCCTGCAGGAGGCGCAACCGCGTGGGGTCGCCGAGCAGCTTGAAGCGCTCGGCGACCCATTCGAGAATGGCGGGCGTCATCGTGATCTTGGCCATCATCCCTCCGGTGTTGAATCACTGAACAACCAGAGAGTAATATAGTTGTAGACTCCCCGGGGCCGCCAGCCCCGGGCCCCCCGTCACTCCACCGTGACCGACTTCGCGAGGTTGCGGGGCTGGTCCACGTTGCACCCGCGCAGGACCGCCACGTAGTACGAGAAGAGCTGCAGGGGAATCACCGTGAGCACCGGCGTGAGCAGGTCGAGCGTCTCCGGCACGATGAAGGTCGCCTCGGCCAGCTTGGCGATCTCTTCGTCGCCGGCGTTGACGATCGCGATCACCCGGCCGCCGCGTGCGCGGACTTCCTGGAT
The DNA window shown above is from Gemmatimonadota bacterium and carries:
- the maf gene encoding septum formation inhibitor Maf gives rise to the protein MMPTLVLASASPRRRQLLEMLHLPILVTPSDVQEIPLPRETPAAYSRRLARDKARAVPGELVLGADTIVVLDGEILEKPVDTEDAVAMLSRLQGRRHTVITSICLISQGHEFEASDETAVVFRAADDATLRAYVATGEPMDKAGSYGIQGYGAALVERIEGDFFSVMGLPVRLVLELLEQAGYRYLFES
- a CDS encoding D-tyrosyl-tRNA(Tyr) deacylase is translated as MRIVLQRVSHASVTIAGRVTGEVGRGFLLLVGVAPGDSRTEALWLADKVAGLRLFGDAEGKMNLDLAAIGGAVLVVSQFTLYGDASKGRRPSFIGAARPEEAIPLYEAFLDALRTAGLTVASGEFGADMQVALVNDGPVTLILERAPA
- a CDS encoding winged helix-turn-helix transcriptional regulator encodes the protein MMAKITMTPAILEWVAERFKLLGDPTRLRLLQALREGEATVTDLVTTTGLGQANVSKHLQQLHAHGYVARRKDGLFTWYRLSDREVFQLCDLMCGRLERDLAAQKKLLGGGR